The Rosa rugosa chromosome 3, drRosRugo1.1, whole genome shotgun sequence sequence CTCGAACCATTTTGTAACCAGTGATTAACCAAAATAAATACAActgcagaaacagaaaaaatTCAAAGTTGCATCACACAACTAAACACTGAAACTAATAATGGAAGACATGCGGAGGACAATCTTCTTTTTCCCCAGAAAACAAGTTGTTTACTAAGATCTAATTAGGTATCAACATCCAAGACCAAGATTTTACATTTCAAGTTCCCCAAATTACTAATGCAAGTGCTAATTTTTCCTCATAATCTATTACCAAATTGCTCAAAGACTTGGTTTCAGAATGAGAGAATCAGAAAAGCACACACCTTGTAAATCTACATAGTACATATATGCAGTGATTATCATTTCAACACTGAACTGGGTATTTAGAGCTAAAGAGCTAACAAAGCTAAAATGGTAACTCAAGCACAAATATTCAAATATCTTAAACCCAATACCAAATACATGCACTACGAATCAAACCCACCATGACAAAAAGACCCACGAAGCATACACAACCAcccatcgaaaaaaaaaaaaatcccactaaaaaatttcaaaaaacaGGGTGAGAGAAAGCAAGAACAAACCAGAAGTGGAGGTAATAGAGGAGTGGAGGAGAGAGACGGAGGTGTTAACAAAGAGAGGGTCACGGGATACAAAGCGGCGACAGACCCAGTTAGCCAATTGGTAAAAGCCACAGCCGGCGATAATATAACCCAGCTCCGACCGCCGGTTGAACAGAATCTCAAACCAAACAGAGACGAACCAGAGCAGCAGAGTCGCCAAGAAGAAAGCCCCTGACTTTTCCTGCGTCGGAGGCCGTGTCCTCCCCATTAATGATCACCACTACCGGCTCTGTTTCTTTACCTCTGCTCTGCTCTGCTACTGTTGCAGCGTATAGCCATAGAGGAGAGCCGTAAGAGGGTGAGAGCGATGGAGATATTTTGAGGGTATTGATGAGTATTCATTACTGTTATAAACGATGAGGTGGGAAGTGGATTCAATTCCGTTATGTTCAAGTTATGGGGGAGTCATAATTCAACTCAACTGGACTCCAATTTCAGAGAGTAATTGCGCTGGTTTTCAGGAGATTGATTGCTTGGTTTGCCGACTAACTTCGTGTATTGGGCTGTCGGTAGCCCTGAGAGGCTGAGAAGCAATACTGCTCCTGGCCCAATTAGAGAGTCTCAGGAATATTGGTAATTGGTAAGAAGTTAGAATCCCACATCCAAAAcggattgttttgtttttatgtttataaAGACTggtatttatgtttttattgCCGAGCCTTGTAGCGGGGGCTTGTAACTAAGCAGGGCAATAAAGTGATTGGTGTGTGAGTAGTTTGGCCTGATGAGGTGTGGTTGTCTTGATTTGTTCACTTTGGTGAAGTCATACTAAGCACGCCCTTACCCTCGGGTTAGAAGGGCCCCCCATCTGATAAGGGTGGGTAGCAATCGCAATTGCAATTTCGTCTTCGATGAAGTCGTCACAGTAAACATGATTGGGGAGTTGGGCTTCGGCTTCCGATTCATTTCCCACGGATCAAGCAAACATTACCTTAGCGTGCTATCAGGAGTTGAACCCTCACACCACAATCACTTTTTGTTGCCACCCACAATGCAATTAAACTATAGACACACGAGTCACCCACCCCACTTAAATTAGTTTTATCAAGTATCTCACACGAATATACAATGCAATTAAAATATAGACACACGAGTCTTACACAATAAATAATGAGTTGATACATCAATCTCTTGTAATATTTTAATAGCTGTATTGTAATATTTTAATAGCTATAAAATATAGGACATACACAAGTGTGTTTTGTCCGTGTTTTCCATGTTCTAGCACTTTGCCTTCGCAATTTTGGCTCCTCCAAAAGTGTGATAGATCATGGATATTGCTTGCTTCATGCTTTCCAAATATGCAATCTTGTTACTCAATAGCCACCCTAGAATTCAATTACAAGAATCTAAACAACAAACACACAACACTAGGCGCCACACACTACTGTATCACCCATTTTGATCAAAGTAATTATGCTTTATCATATTGGATTAACGGATAAGATTGCAACAAAAAAAACCCACAAATGAAAATCAACACCAACCCCTAAGAGGACCAGCACCCACCTCACAAATACTTCAGAAATCTAAACTCAAAGACAAACGACACTAAACGTGGATAGGTAAACAGATATCTTGGCCGTCCGAGCTGGCAAGATAAGGGCCCCACTCAGTGCCAGCTACTCACAGACACAAACTCACATTATGTGGAAGCAGAGCTTGCCACGTGTGCAACAATGACGTCCACGTGGCACGCCATGGGAGGAGGACTGAGATCGCGGGGGACTGTAGCCACTTATCAATAGAAACTTCAACGATAAATGTCCCTCACTAATATGACTAAacgtttctctttctttctatcTCTCCCCTGTTCTCAATGTTGTGTCTGTCAGCTTCAAACGCCATGAGCATAGTTGCCACAGCTGCAGCTCTATCTTTACCTATCTCTTTTTGCAGATCATCAAAGCTCAGCACCAAGAAGGTATGAAGATAGAGCTCACTTGCTTAGTTTCAATGAATTTGGGTGACTTATAAATGAAATAGTTTGTTTTTTCTAGTTGAAATGTGGCTTAAAGTGGTAGCTAGAACCAAGTAGGATGGTTCTTTGGTTTGTTTTTGTATCTGGGTAATGCTCAATCTAGTAATTAAGTCATGCTTCATAAGAAAAATGTGCTCTTTCTGGATGAAGTTTTAAACTTTAATTTTTGGGCCACATGCTAAGTTTAGTTAATTGATTGATTGGTTAGGAATTTAGGATTGTAATCTATTGCTTAAGACCAAAAGATATTAACTTTAGGTTGGTTCTTGCACTTGCTAATAGTTGAggtaaaaaaatttatttagaAGAATTAGGGATCAAGTTACTATGTTGGTACTTAGGTTCTTGGGATTGTTGAATTTCAGGGCGTGAAAGGATTTCGGGTTTTTGCTGTGTTGGGAGAGGAGTCCGGGGTAGATAAGAAGCATGCTTGGAGCTCACTCTTCGATGTGGAGGATCCAAGGCCTAAAAATCCAAAATTAGAAGGGAAGGTCTTGAAGGCAGCTCAGGCCTTGGAAGTTGTTAGATTTGATATACAATACTGTGATTGGCGCGCTCGACAAGATGTGCTAACAATCATGCTCCTCCATGAAAAGGTAACATTGCTGATCCTAGTAACTCTTCAACTTCTTAGACATTACTAGATGGTCATGAAATCCATTATTTAGTTGGAAGTTCACTGGCTTTTGAGTTAAAAATTGGGAATCTTagtctcaaatatggccttgcAGGTTGTGGAAGTTCTAAATCCTCTTGCCCGTGAGTACAAGTCTATCGGCACCATCAAGAAGGAGCTTGCAGAGTTGCAAGAAGAACTAGGACAGGCTCATAAAGAGGTCTGTAAAATTAACTTTCAGAGCATATAAAATCTTTGTAACTTACATAACTCGGAATCACCTTTAATCACAAAGACTGATTAATCTTAGACCATCCAACTGAACAGATGCTTACTTCTGTGCATTTAATCCATGAATACCGACAGGTTCATATCTCTGAAGCAAGAGTTGCTACTGCTTTAGATAAATTGGCTTTCATGGAAGAATTGGTGAATGATAAGCTGTTACAAGACAGGAACACTACTGATGCTGAGCAAGCATCCCCTTCTCCCAGTACTTCTACACAATCTTTGGATGCTGTAAAAAGGAGGAGGTCTCGGAAAGGCTTGAATGTTTCAGGTCCAGTTCAAACCTACCATCCCCGATTGAAGAATTTTTGGTACCCTGTTGCCTTCTCCACTAACCTTAAGGATGATACCATGGTAAGCTGCTCTCATTTCTTCTTCATTAGCACTAAAAGCAGCAGTGTGCAgagaataaaaagaaaaacatacatAATTAGAAACAATACTATTAATCTAATGATAAAGGGATTTAGGCTAGCAAAGATAAAGGGATTTAGGCTAGCAAAATAATATCATCATCTCGTATCATCTCGTTTTCATTAATGTTAGCAAAATAACTTGATTAGGTTAGTGCCAAAGCATTTTGTTGGCTCTGCCATTACTTTGATCATTATAGGAAATGCAACAGTACTAATTGATTACTATTCTATTGAGGAGTTTCCCTTTAAAGCATTTGTTGTCCACTACTAGTTAATTACTTTGTGGATGTTTTCTAACAAGAGCATTATCACTTTTCCTTTACAGGTTCCAATTGATTGTTTTGAGGAACCATGGGTTCTCTTTCGTGGAAAAGATGGGAAACCTGGATGTGTTCGGAATACCTGTGCACATAGAGCTTGCCCTCTTGACCTCGGTACAGTAAAAGATGGCCGTATTGCATGTCCATATCATGGTTAGTGCAACCTTAGAAAGACAACTATTTGCATGTTAATGACTAATCGGTCAGTATTTGCTAACGATAAGTTAGAAATTTTGTGGTGGATAAATCTCAGGATGGGAGTACTCAACTGATGGAAAATGTGAGAAGATGCCATCCACAAAATTACGCAATGTGAAGATTAAAGCATTGCCATGTTTTGAGCAAGATGGGATGTTATGGATTTGGCCTGGTGATGACCCTCCATCAGCCACTATTCCTTCTTTACAACCTCCTGCAGGATTTCAAATCCATGCTGAGGTATGCTAATAGATTCATTCTTACTTTTTTAACTCCTATTAAAGAAGCTTAGGGATTGCTTACTTATGTGGAAGTGTGTTGTAACAGTTAAATTGGTGTTTTTTATTTGACAGCTGGTAATAGAACTCCCAGTGGAACATGGATTActtctggataatcttttagATCTTGCGCATGCTCCTTTTACTCATACGTCCACCTTTGCCAAGGGATGGAGCGTTCCGAGGTTTGTTTCTGTTTTATCTCATGCACACAATCTATCTGTCTCTGGAATTTCTTCTGTAGCTATGTATCCAAGTAGGGAAGTAGTATATAGAGAGCATTGTTACTCTAGACTTATTTTCATGTCTCAGGAAATTAAAACTTAATGTTGTGAATAATCTGATTTTCAGCTTTGTGAAATTTTTGACACCTGCGTCCGGCCTGCAAGGGTATTGGGACCCTTATCCTATTGATATGGAATTTCGACCACCTTGTATGGTACTCTCAACCATCGGGATCTCAAAGCCGGGAAAACTAGAAGGGCAGAGTACAAAGCAGTGTAGCACACATCTTCATCAACTTCATGTGTGCTTACCTTCTTCTAGAAACAAAACAAGGTTACTATACAGAATGTCACTGGATTTTGCGCCCGTACTGAAGCACATTCCTTTCATGCACGTTTTATGGAGGCATTTTGCAGAGCAGGTAAATTGAATTGTTTCTGAGAGAATCATTCATTTCCATAGCATCTTCCTCCAAGACGCAAAATCATTTTTGTTCAATTGACACAGGTTTTGAATGAGGATCTAAGGCTTGTCCTCGGCCAACAAGAGCGCATGAACTGCGGGGAGAATGTCTGGAGTTGTCCTGTAACATACGACAAGCTAGGAGTGAGGTACAGGCTATGGAGGGAGGCTGTTGAACAAGGAATTAAGCAACTACCCTTCACAACCAAATCAGTTTAGATTCACATTTTAAACCAAGAATGGACTCCCTTCCTTTTTGATCTCTTCCTCTGGAACGAACCCGCATGCTAGAGTGGTCTATTTTGCACAAACTTGCAAATAAAATGATCCACCAATAACTAACAAGGGCATTTTGTTTGGCATTTCTGGGCTTGAACAAACAAGTCCCACAGCGACTCGGCGGCAACTGTTAATTGAtcagagagaagaaaatggTATCTGCGTAGAAACCCCTTGTAAATTAGAACAATCTGTACACCATTTCCATTTTTTTCCTTATTCTTATGTGTACAGTGTTCATATACCTGCTTTTTCATACGTGCCTTTGATTGTTTCCCAGTCTTACAGGACATGTAATGCGTGCTGCAGTTGCATGATAACATCTCTCGTCAATGAAATCCAATTATTTCATACCCTTTCCAATTCTTGTTAGAACAACTATCCAAATCGCAAGAATCACGGAAATTCAAATTTCTAAGCAATATAGCAAACTCATATTTATTTCAACTTACAAAGGACAGATAGAGAATTATAGTCTACAATCCACTCGAAAA is a genomic window containing:
- the LOC133739467 gene encoding chlorophyllide a oxygenase, chloroplastic — encoded protein: MLCLSASNAMSIVATAAALSLPISFCRSSKLSTKKGVKGFRVFAVLGEESGVDKKHAWSSLFDVEDPRPKNPKLEGKVLKAAQALEVVRFDIQYCDWRARQDVLTIMLLHEKVVEVLNPLAREYKSIGTIKKELAELQEELGQAHKEVHISEARVATALDKLAFMEELVNDKLLQDRNTTDAEQASPSPSTSTQSLDAVKRRRSRKGLNVSGPVQTYHPRLKNFWYPVAFSTNLKDDTMVPIDCFEEPWVLFRGKDGKPGCVRNTCAHRACPLDLGTVKDGRIACPYHGWEYSTDGKCEKMPSTKLRNVKIKALPCFEQDGMLWIWPGDDPPSATIPSLQPPAGFQIHAELVIELPVEHGLLLDNLLDLAHAPFTHTSTFAKGWSVPSFVKFLTPASGLQGYWDPYPIDMEFRPPCMVLSTIGISKPGKLEGQSTKQCSTHLHQLHVCLPSSRNKTRLLYRMSLDFAPVLKHIPFMHVLWRHFAEQVLNEDLRLVLGQQERMNCGENVWSCPVTYDKLGVRYRLWREAVEQGIKQLPFTTKSV